One genomic region from Thalassotalea sp. PS06 encodes:
- a CDS encoding RNA polymerase sigma factor: MFASKQELEWIELAKSGDRQAFQQLYQLHIGKVYGLCLRMLADREQAEDVAQEVFVQVWLKLDNFRGDSKFSTWLHSVATNTVLSHLRKQKNWMQRMFSIEETNTSEPTINEHPELSDLDKTILKLPEKARLVFVMFAVEGYRHEEIASMLNMAVGSSKSHYHRAKKLLQEWL; encoded by the coding sequence ATGTTTGCTTCTAAACAGGAGCTGGAATGGATTGAGCTGGCGAAAAGCGGCGACAGACAGGCGTTTCAACAGCTCTATCAGCTGCACATTGGCAAGGTATATGGCCTGTGTCTACGGATGCTGGCGGATCGCGAACAGGCTGAGGATGTGGCGCAGGAAGTGTTTGTGCAGGTGTGGTTGAAGCTCGATAACTTTCGCGGCGACAGCAAGTTTTCTACCTGGTTACATTCAGTGGCAACCAATACGGTATTGAGCCATCTGCGCAAGCAGAAAAACTGGATGCAACGGATGTTCTCTATTGAAGAGACCAATACCAGCGAGCCAACCATTAATGAGCATCCGGAACTATCAGACCTGGATAAAACCATTCTGAAGTTGCCGGAAAAAGCCCGCCTGGTATTTGTGATGTTCGCGGTTGAAGGTTACCGCCATGAAGAGATAGCCAGCATGTTAAATATGGCCGTGGGATCGAGTAAATCCCATTACCACAGAGCAAAGAAATTATTACAGGAGTGGTTGTGA
- a CDS encoding DUF4097 family beta strand repeat-containing protein: protein MRFIYIPILFSTLITSAFAIEDRNVDVRLPASDNVTVVIENMRGQVEIIGDDSEEVWVKGIIDEKATDFIFEQKGNTIYVQVKMPSQMNSSFWNSEQSESDFTVRLPADVRVRFAGVSSDVSAENLIQAVHLKTVSGDIEGKQLAERVRLETVSGDIDSVDLKGKISLSTVSGDIKDKNSNGLVELNAVSGNIDANGEAKELIANVVSGDLQVNYQGLSNLALSSVSGDVDANVVLLDDGIVKMSSVSGDISLVMQKEANVSVRVDSNAGGKIVNGISDDKVVKAKYGPSSRLETQIGTGAASVKASTVSGTVRVTH, encoded by the coding sequence ATGCGCTTTATTTATATTCCAATACTTTTTTCGACACTGATTACCTCTGCATTTGCTATTGAAGATCGAAACGTCGATGTCCGCTTACCCGCAAGCGATAACGTTACAGTGGTTATTGAAAATATGCGAGGTCAGGTAGAAATCATCGGCGATGACAGCGAGGAGGTTTGGGTAAAAGGAATTATCGATGAAAAGGCGACGGATTTTATTTTCGAACAGAAAGGCAACACCATTTATGTTCAGGTGAAAATGCCTTCGCAGATGAATAGCAGCTTTTGGAACTCCGAACAGAGTGAGAGTGATTTCACCGTGCGTTTGCCAGCTGATGTAAGGGTGAGATTTGCGGGCGTATCTTCTGACGTATCGGCAGAAAATCTGATTCAGGCGGTTCACTTGAAAACCGTAAGCGGCGATATTGAAGGCAAACAGCTGGCTGAAAGAGTTCGCCTTGAAACCGTCAGTGGTGATATCGATAGTGTTGATCTAAAAGGTAAAATATCTTTATCTACGGTTAGCGGCGATATTAAAGACAAGAATTCCAACGGGTTAGTTGAATTAAATGCAGTGAGCGGCAATATCGACGCTAATGGTGAAGCCAAAGAGCTCATCGCCAATGTGGTATCCGGAGATTTACAAGTTAACTATCAGGGTTTATCTAACTTAGCGTTATCTAGTGTTAGTGGTGATGTTGATGCAAATGTGGTGCTTTTGGATGACGGTATCGTGAAAATGTCTTCGGTAAGTGGTGATATCTCACTGGTGATGCAAAAAGAAGCCAACGTAAGCGTTCGAGTCGATAGCAATGCTGGCGGTAAAATCGTTAACGGTATCTCAGATGATAAAGTTGTTAAGGCGAAATATGGCCCGAGCTCTCGCCTTGAAACGCAAATTGGCACCGGTGCCGCGTCTGTTAAAGCTAGTACGGTGAGTGGTACGGTTCGAGTTACTCACTAG
- a CDS encoding PrkA family serine protein kinase produces MSIFQQFQSRYDQAQEEEYTLAQFLELCRDDKMAYANAAERLLAAIGEPEMIDTSRQPVLSRIFSNRVIARYPAFSEFYGMEDAIEQIVSYLMHASQGLEEKKQVLYLLGPVGGGKSSLAEKLKTLMQSQPIYVLSANGQRSPVNDHPLSLFDSENDGKILEQEYNIPNRYLNGIMSPWAAKRLHEFKGDIAQFKVVKVYPSILDQIAIAKTEPGDDNNQDISSLVGKVDIRQLEHFAQNDPDAYGYSGALCRANQGLMEFVEMFKAPIKVLHPLLTATQEGNYNPTEGLSALPFDGIILAHSNESEWLSFKNNKNNEAFLDRVYIVKVPYCMRVDEEIKIYQKLLKNSELVDAQCAPGTLDILAQFTVLSRLVVPENSSIYSKMRVYNGETLKDTDPKAKSFQEYRDYAGIDEGMSGLSTRFAFKILSRVFNFDHNEVAANPVHLFYVLEQQIEREQLPKETADRYLEFIKGYMIPQYIEFIGKEIQTAYLESYSEYGQNIFDRYVVYADFWIQDQEYRDAETGQILDRSALNNELEKIEKPAGISNPKDFRNEIVNFVLRAKANNNGNNPVWTSYEKLRTVIEKKMFSNTEDLLPVISFNTKTSSDDQKKHDEFVERMITKGYTRKQVRLLSEWYLRVRKSS; encoded by the coding sequence ATGAGTATTTTTCAGCAGTTCCAAAGCCGCTACGATCAGGCCCAGGAAGAGGAGTATACCTTAGCGCAGTTTCTTGAGCTTTGTCGTGACGACAAAATGGCCTATGCCAACGCTGCCGAGCGGCTGTTAGCAGCTATCGGCGAACCGGAAATGATCGACACTTCCCGGCAGCCTGTTTTGAGCCGCATTTTTTCTAACCGGGTTATTGCCAGATATCCGGCCTTTTCTGAATTCTATGGCATGGAAGATGCCATCGAGCAAATTGTTTCCTATCTGATGCATGCGTCTCAGGGACTGGAAGAAAAGAAACAAGTATTGTATTTGCTAGGGCCTGTCGGTGGCGGTAAATCGTCTTTGGCGGAAAAATTAAAAACCCTGATGCAGTCGCAACCGATTTATGTGCTAAGTGCCAATGGCCAGCGCAGCCCGGTTAACGACCATCCATTGTCGTTATTCGACAGCGAGAATGACGGCAAAATTCTCGAACAGGAATACAATATCCCGAACCGTTACCTAAACGGCATTATGTCGCCATGGGCGGCGAAGCGCCTGCACGAATTCAAAGGGGATATCGCCCAGTTTAAAGTGGTCAAAGTCTATCCTTCGATTCTCGATCAAATCGCTATCGCCAAAACCGAACCCGGTGATGACAACAATCAGGATATCTCATCGTTAGTGGGTAAAGTTGATATCCGTCAGCTTGAGCACTTCGCGCAAAATGATCCCGACGCCTATGGCTACTCAGGCGCTTTGTGCCGTGCTAACCAGGGCTTGATGGAATTTGTCGAGATGTTCAAAGCGCCTATCAAGGTTCTGCATCCACTACTTACCGCTACTCAGGAAGGCAATTACAACCCAACCGAAGGCCTTTCAGCCTTGCCTTTCGACGGCATTATCCTTGCCCATTCCAATGAATCTGAATGGCTATCGTTTAAAAATAACAAAAACAACGAAGCGTTTCTCGATAGGGTTTATATCGTCAAAGTGCCATATTGCATGCGCGTTGATGAAGAGATAAAGATTTATCAGAAACTGCTGAAAAACTCAGAACTGGTCGACGCCCAATGTGCGCCAGGCACCCTAGATATCCTTGCCCAGTTCACAGTGTTGTCGCGTTTGGTCGTGCCGGAAAACTCCAGCATCTATTCGAAAATGCGGGTGTATAACGGCGAAACCTTAAAAGATACCGACCCGAAAGCGAAATCCTTCCAGGAATATCGTGATTATGCTGGTATCGATGAAGGCATGTCGGGGCTTTCAACCCGCTTTGCCTTTAAGATTTTATCCCGGGTATTCAACTTTGATCACAACGAAGTGGCGGCAAACCCTGTGCATCTTTTTTATGTACTTGAGCAGCAAATTGAACGTGAACAATTGCCAAAAGAAACCGCTGATCGTTATTTAGAGTTCATCAAAGGCTACATGATCCCGCAATATATCGAGTTTATTGGTAAGGAAATTCAAACCGCTTATCTCGAATCCTACTCGGAGTATGGTCAAAACATTTTCGACCGATATGTGGTTTATGCGGATTTCTGGATTCAGGATCAAGAATATCGTGATGCCGAAACCGGTCAGATTTTAGACCGCAGTGCTCTGAACAACGAGCTGGAAAAAATCGAGAAACCGGCTGGTATCTCCAACCCTAAAGATTTTCGCAACGAGATTGTGAATTTCGTACTTCGCGCCAAAGCGAACAATAACGGCAACAATCCGGTATGGACCAGTTATGAAAAACTGCGCACAGTCATTGAGAAGAAAATGTTCTCAAATACCGAAGATCTGCTGCCAGTCATTTCCTTTAACACTAAGACCTCATCGGACGATCAGAAGAAACACGATGAGTTTGTCGAACGTATGATAACCAAGGGCTATACCCGAAAACAGGTGCGCCTGTTGAGCGAGTGGTACCTGCGGGTAAGAAAGTCCTCTTGA
- a CDS encoding YeaH/YhbH family protein has product MANFIDRRLNSKNKSMVNRQRFFRRHKNQIKRSLADGINNRQVTDLTTGQDVSIARKDLVEPVFRQGDGGTKNRVFTGNDQFAEGDKIPRPKAQGGQGSGSNASDKGQGEDDFVFSISHDEYLNLLFDDLELPNLQKNQLDKLVEYKTVRAGYCAEGVPANIDIVKSLQGSIARRIAMTSSKRRELKACEQELQQVLAKEEPDQQVVAQLQAQIEMLKERIKAVPFIDSFDLHYRNYEKQAVPTSKAVMFCLMDVSGSMVQATKDIAKRFYILLYLFLSRTYQTIDVVYIIHHTQAKEVDEQDFFYSRETGGTIVSSALELMQEIVEERYSSGDWNIYAAQASDGDNWQDDTEKCYELLKNNILPAVRFYAYIEITQDLHKSLWQRYRSLANREGHFAMRRIREIEDIYPVFRDLFKKTPNATTAGVANVKD; this is encoded by the coding sequence ATGGCTAATTTTATTGATCGACGACTGAACAGTAAAAATAAATCTATGGTTAATCGCCAGAGATTCTTTCGTCGTCACAAAAATCAGATTAAACGATCACTGGCCGATGGTATTAACAACCGTCAGGTCACCGATCTAACGACTGGCCAGGATGTTTCGATTGCCCGTAAAGATTTAGTTGAACCGGTTTTTAGACAAGGTGATGGTGGTACCAAAAACCGGGTATTTACCGGTAATGACCAGTTTGCGGAAGGGGACAAAATCCCACGACCGAAAGCCCAGGGTGGGCAGGGCTCAGGTTCTAATGCCAGCGACAAAGGGCAGGGCGAAGACGATTTTGTGTTTAGCATTTCCCATGATGAATATCTGAATCTGCTCTTTGATGATTTAGAACTGCCAAATTTGCAAAAGAATCAGCTCGACAAGCTAGTGGAGTACAAGACGGTCCGAGCCGGTTATTGTGCTGAGGGTGTTCCTGCCAATATCGACATTGTTAAATCCTTGCAAGGCTCCATTGCCCGCAGAATTGCGATGACCAGTAGTAAGCGCCGCGAGCTGAAAGCCTGTGAGCAGGAGTTACAGCAAGTGTTGGCCAAGGAAGAGCCGGACCAACAGGTAGTGGCGCAATTGCAGGCGCAAATCGAGATGCTCAAAGAGCGCATTAAAGCCGTGCCTTTTATCGACAGTTTTGACCTACATTATCGAAACTATGAAAAGCAGGCAGTGCCAACATCAAAAGCGGTAATGTTTTGTCTGATGGATGTCTCTGGCTCCATGGTGCAAGCCACCAAAGATATCGCCAAGCGCTTTTATATTCTGCTTTATCTGTTTTTGAGCCGCACCTACCAAACCATAGATGTGGTTTATATCATCCACCATACCCAGGCCAAAGAAGTGGATGAACAGGACTTTTTCTATTCCCGGGAAACGGGTGGCACCATAGTCTCAAGTGCACTGGAATTGATGCAGGAAATCGTCGAAGAACGCTATAGCTCCGGCGACTGGAATATCTATGCCGCACAGGCTTCCGATGGCGATAACTGGCAGGATGATACGGAAAAATGTTATGAGCTGCTAAAGAATAATATTCTCCCGGCGGTGCGCTTTTATGCCTACATCGAAATTACCCAGGATCTGCATAAATCTTTATGGCAGCGTTATCGTTCACTGGCGAATCGAGAAGGGCACTTTGCAATGCGCCGGATCCGCGAAATTGAGGATATTTATCCAGTATTCAGGGATTTATTCAAGAAAACACCGAATGCCACGACGGCGGGGGTAGCTAATGTCAAAGACTAA
- a CDS encoding SpoVR family protein: MSKTKSQVSEATGAYVGSLPDCADWTFPDLERYEDELARVAEHYRLDTYPNQIEMITSEQMMDAYASVGMPIGYNHWSFGKKFIQTQQTYKRGYMGLAYEIVINSNPCIAYLMEENTLTMQALVMAHACYGHNSFFKGNYLFKSWTDASSIIDYLLFARNYIARCEELYGVDEVETTLDACHALMAHGVDRYKRPQRISLSEERKRQKERQEYLQSQVNSLWQKVAKSERTKEQRAPRFPEQPQENLLYFIEKNSPLLQSWQREIVRIVRKMAQYFYPQKQTQVMNEGWACFWHYTLLNHLYDEGKLSDKFMLEFVHHHSNVITQPSYNSQGYSGINPYALGFHMFMDIRRICENPTDEDKEWFPELAGSDWLDAVHFAMENFKDESFISQYLSPKLIRDFKLFHIKDDATSPYIRVESIHNESGYRRIRQALSNQYNLSEIEPNIQVVSADIDGDRTLTLEYVPHEKVPLHPSYQEVLKHLYYLWKFDVKLVQKEENGNSRVIGSCPPKLDKT, encoded by the coding sequence ATGTCAAAGACTAAATCCCAGGTATCTGAAGCTACAGGTGCTTATGTTGGCAGCCTGCCGGATTGTGCAGATTGGACGTTTCCCGATCTCGAACGTTATGAGGATGAATTGGCACGGGTTGCCGAGCATTACCGACTCGATACCTACCCGAACCAGATTGAAATGATCACCTCTGAACAAATGATGGATGCCTATGCCAGCGTCGGTATGCCGATCGGCTACAACCACTGGTCGTTCGGTAAAAAGTTCATACAAACCCAGCAAACCTACAAGCGCGGATATATGGGGCTTGCTTACGAAATTGTTATTAATTCCAATCCTTGTATCGCCTATTTGATGGAAGAGAATACCTTAACGATGCAGGCGTTAGTGATGGCCCATGCCTGTTATGGGCATAATTCCTTTTTCAAAGGTAACTATCTGTTTAAATCCTGGACCGATGCCAGTTCCATCATTGATTACTTATTATTTGCTCGCAACTACATCGCCCGCTGCGAAGAACTGTATGGCGTTGATGAAGTTGAAACCACCCTGGATGCCTGCCATGCGCTGATGGCCCACGGTGTCGACCGTTACAAACGGCCACAGCGGATATCTTTGAGCGAAGAACGTAAACGACAGAAAGAACGTCAGGAATACCTGCAGTCGCAGGTAAACAGCTTATGGCAAAAAGTGGCGAAATCTGAACGCACCAAAGAGCAGCGGGCACCGCGTTTTCCTGAACAGCCTCAGGAAAACCTGTTGTACTTTATTGAAAAGAACTCGCCTTTGCTGCAATCCTGGCAGCGAGAGATTGTCCGCATCGTGCGGAAAATGGCGCAATATTTCTATCCGCAAAAACAAACCCAGGTGATGAACGAAGGCTGGGCCTGCTTTTGGCATTACACCTTGCTTAATCACCTTTATGATGAAGGCAAACTCAGCGACAAATTCATGCTTGAGTTTGTGCATCACCACTCCAACGTTATTACCCAACCGAGCTACAACAGTCAGGGCTATTCGGGCATTAATCCCTATGCGTTAGGCTTTCATATGTTTATGGATATTCGCCGTATCTGCGAAAATCCTACTGATGAAGATAAAGAGTGGTTTCCTGAGCTAGCTGGCAGTGACTGGCTTGATGCCGTGCATTTCGCCATGGAAAACTTCAAGGATGAGAGTTTTATCAGTCAGTATCTATCACCAAAGCTAATACGTGACTTCAAGCTATTTCATATCAAAGATGATGCCACCAGCCCTTATATCCGGGTTGAGTCTATTCATAACGAAAGTGGCTACCGTCGTATCCGCCAGGCCTTGTCGAACCAATATAACCTAAGTGAAATTGAACCGAACATTCAGGTAGTTAGTGCTGACATTGACGGCGATAGAACCCTGACTTTGGAATATGTGCCCCATGAAAAAGTACCTTTACATCCTTCCTATCAGGAAGTGTTAAAGCACTTATATTATCTGTGGAAATTTGACGTTAAATTGGTGCAAAAGGAAGAGAACGGCAACAGTCGCGTCATCGGTAGCTGTCCGCCGAAACTGGATAAAACTTAA
- the dnaB gene encoding replicative DNA helicase, which produces MAQKQAAQPQTNKFERDKQVEQLKVAPHSMEAEQSVLGGLLLDNEAWDNVAERVVSQDFYSRSHRIIFNTIGDLIEKGNPVDLITLSEALENQQQIGDVGGFVYLAEMMKNTPSASNIYAYADIVRERAVTRELISVANDIADAGYDPQGRESSELLDYAESKVFQIAEQRANKSEGPENIHSVLEKTVDKIEKLYGQPHDGVTGVSTGFQDLDKMTAGLQPSDLIIVAARPSMGKTTFAMNLAENAAMMQDKPALIFSLEMPSEQIMMRMLASLGRIDQTKIRTGQLGDEDWARLSSTMGLLIEKGKMFVDDASGLTPTEVRSRARRIHRDHGGLSMIMIDYLQLMRVPSFSDNRTLEIAEISRSLKALAKELQVPVIALSQLNRSLEQRADKRPVNSDLRESGSIEQDADLIMFIYRDEVYHDDSPDKGTAEIIIGKQRNGPIGRVRLTFQGQFSRFDNYAGPAFEED; this is translated from the coding sequence ATGGCGCAAAAGCAGGCAGCGCAACCGCAAACTAACAAATTCGAACGTGATAAACAGGTTGAGCAACTCAAAGTTGCCCCTCACTCTATGGAAGCGGAACAATCCGTATTGGGTGGTTTGTTGTTGGATAATGAGGCCTGGGATAATGTTGCCGAGCGCGTTGTTTCCCAGGATTTTTACTCGCGTTCTCACCGGATTATTTTTAATACCATTGGTGATCTGATTGAAAAAGGCAATCCAGTGGATTTGATCACCCTTTCCGAAGCCCTGGAAAACCAACAGCAAATTGGTGATGTTGGTGGCTTTGTCTATCTCGCCGAGATGATGAAAAACACCCCGAGTGCATCAAATATTTATGCTTATGCGGATATCGTGCGTGAACGTGCGGTAACCCGGGAATTGATATCAGTAGCTAATGATATTGCTGACGCCGGTTATGATCCTCAGGGCCGGGAAAGTAGTGAATTACTCGATTACGCCGAATCGAAGGTTTTCCAGATTGCGGAGCAGCGTGCAAATAAATCTGAAGGCCCGGAAAATATTCATTCGGTACTGGAAAAAACCGTCGATAAAATCGAAAAGCTTTATGGCCAGCCACATGATGGTGTAACTGGTGTAAGTACCGGTTTCCAGGATCTCGATAAAATGACCGCTGGCTTACAGCCATCGGACTTAATCATTGTCGCTGCTCGTCCTTCCATGGGTAAAACCACGTTTGCGATGAACCTGGCGGAAAATGCAGCGATGATGCAGGACAAACCTGCGCTTATTTTCTCGCTGGAGATGCCGTCAGAACAAATCATGATGAGGATGCTTGCCTCTCTTGGTCGTATTGACCAAACCAAAATCCGTACTGGCCAGCTTGGCGATGAGGATTGGGCACGATTATCATCAACCATGGGGTTATTGATTGAAAAGGGGAAGATGTTCGTCGATGACGCATCTGGCCTTACTCCAACCGAAGTGCGTTCCCGAGCGCGCCGTATCCACCGTGATCACGGTGGTTTGTCGATGATTATGATTGATTATCTGCAATTGATGCGTGTTCCGTCGTTTAGTGATAACCGTACTTTGGAAATTGCCGAAATCTCCCGTTCATTAAAAGCACTGGCGAAGGAACTGCAGGTTCCGGTTATCGCCCTGTCACAGCTAAACCGTAGTTTGGAGCAACGTGCCGATAAGCGTCCGGTAAACTCGGATTTGCGTGAATCCGGCTCTATCGAGCAGGATGCCGATTTGATCATGTTCATCTATCGTGACGAAGTTTATCACGACGACTCTCCAGACAAGGGCACTGCTGAAATTATTATCGGTAAACAGCGTAACGGCCCGATTGGTCGGGTACGCTTAACCTTCCAGGGGCAATTCTCTCGCTTTGATAATTATGCCGGTCCGGCGTTTGAAGAAGATTAA
- the alr gene encoding alanine racemase, producing the protein MQAIATADIHLDALDHNFKLVKQLAPDSKVLALLKANAYGHGALTVAKHLAADAYGVARIDEAMSLREAGIFTDIVLMEGFFSALELPLIFEQNLQVVVHSEFQLQALEALSLKQKSTLKVWLKIDTGMHRLGIEPEQFNEFYQRLVDCPVVDDEIIVISHLSCSDELDNDETTRQIQLFEDTCQQGEFERSLANSGAILAWPQCHYQWVRPGVMLYGVNPLYSARKDSAGLQPVMTLHSSLIAVKPIRAGDSVGYGATYTAERDTRIGVVAIGYGDGYPRHAKAGTPVLVNGQRVSLVGRVSMDMITVDLGPDSSAKVGDYVELWGKHLAIEEVAEQAETIAYELLCNITARVKIDVLSN; encoded by the coding sequence ATGCAGGCCATTGCTACCGCAGATATTCACCTAGACGCGCTGGATCACAATTTCAAACTGGTCAAACAGCTGGCGCCTGACAGTAAAGTGCTGGCCCTGTTAAAAGCCAACGCCTATGGCCATGGTGCTCTTACCGTGGCAAAACACCTTGCTGCCGATGCTTACGGTGTGGCTCGAATTGATGAAGCCATGTCGCTTCGCGAAGCGGGAATCTTTACCGATATTGTGTTGATGGAAGGTTTCTTTTCGGCGTTAGAATTGCCGCTTATCTTCGAGCAAAATCTACAGGTCGTGGTGCACAGCGAATTTCAGTTGCAAGCTCTGGAAGCACTGTCGTTAAAACAAAAATCAACACTTAAAGTCTGGTTGAAAATCGATACTGGCATGCATCGTTTAGGAATTGAGCCGGAGCAGTTTAACGAGTTTTATCAGCGTCTTGTCGATTGTCCGGTAGTCGATGATGAGATTATTGTGATTAGTCATTTAAGTTGCTCTGATGAGCTCGACAATGACGAAACCACAAGGCAAATCCAACTGTTTGAAGATACCTGCCAGCAAGGCGAATTCGAACGTTCATTAGCAAATTCCGGAGCGATTCTTGCCTGGCCACAATGTCATTATCAATGGGTCCGCCCGGGCGTTATGCTCTATGGCGTAAACCCTCTGTATTCAGCCCGCAAAGACAGTGCCGGATTACAACCAGTGATGACATTGCATTCCTCTTTAATTGCAGTAAAACCGATTCGTGCCGGCGATAGTGTCGGTTATGGCGCGACTTACACCGCAGAGCGCGATACCCGCATTGGCGTTGTTGCTATTGGTTATGGCGACGGTTACCCACGGCATGCAAAGGCCGGCACGCCAGTGCTGGTCAATGGCCAACGTGTATCTTTGGTGGGGCGAGTTTCTATGGATATGATCACGGTAGATCTAGGCCCTGACAGTAGTGCCAAAGTAGGTGATTATGTGGAGTTATGGGGTAAACACCTGGCCATCGAAGAAGTGGCAGAGCAGGCGGAAACTATCGCCTATGAGCTTTTGTGTAATATCACTGCCCGGGTCAAAATAGACGTTTTATCAAACTAG